A section of the Rhizomicrobium sp. genome encodes:
- a CDS encoding ATP F0F1 synthase subunit B (Produces ATP from ADP in the presence of a proton gradient across the membrane. Subunit B is part of the membrane proton channel.): MEILKEPEFWVAVGFVAVIGLLLYVRVPRMVAGMLDARAAGISAELDEARRLREEAEATLAGLKAKAAGAEREAQSIVDEAKAEAQRFAVEARAALSQQIARRAQVAQDKIAQAEAAAMAEIRQLAADAATAAAEKLIAARMNESKAAAMIETSIKALGSKLN, translated from the coding sequence ATGGAAATCCTCAAGGAACCCGAGTTCTGGGTCGCGGTCGGCTTCGTCGCCGTGATCGGCCTCTTGCTCTATGTCCGCGTGCCCCGGATGGTCGCCGGCATGCTCGACGCGCGCGCCGCCGGCATATCGGCCGAACTCGACGAGGCGCGCCGCCTGCGCGAGGAAGCCGAGGCGACCCTCGCCGGCTTGAAGGCCAAGGCCGCCGGCGCCGAGCGCGAAGCCCAGTCCATCGTCGACGAGGCGAAGGCGGAAGCCCAGCGCTTCGCGGTCGAGGCCCGCGCCGCGCTCAGCCAGCAGATCGCGCGCCGCGCCCAGGTCGCGCAGGACAAGATCGCCCAGGCCGAGGCCGCCGCGATGGCCGAGATCCGCCAGCTCGCCGCCGACGCCGCGACCGCCGCCGCCGAAAAGCTTATCGCCGCGCGCATGAACGAGTCCAAGGCCGCCGCGATGATCGAGACCAGCATCAAGGCGCTGGGCAGCAAGCTGAATTAA
- a CDS encoding F0F1 ATP synthase subunit C: MDLAAAKMIGAGLACIALVGAGIGIGNVFGSYLSGALRNPGAAATQSTNLLLGFALCEATGLFGLVIALLILFAF; encoded by the coding sequence ATGGATCTCGCAGCAGCGAAAATGATCGGCGCGGGCCTCGCCTGCATCGCCCTCGTCGGCGCCGGCATCGGCATCGGCAACGTGTTCGGCAGCTATCTGTCGGGCGCGCTGCGCAATCCGGGCGCCGCGGCCACCCAGTCGACCAACCTGCTCCTCGGCTTCGCGCTGTGCGAGGCGACCGGCCTGTTCGGCCTCGTCATCGCGCTCCTCATCCTGTTCGCGTTCTGA
- a CDS encoding F0F1 ATP synthase subunit A: MALNPMEQFEVKPLIARPLLTIGGHDIYFTNQALLMIIVAVAASLFLTLAMSKRALVPGRGQSMAELSYEFVANMLQGAAGEDGLKFFPFVFTLFIFVLFSNFFGMIPGSFTVTSQIAVTFALACLVILAVLVTGFAKHGIGFFRLFVPDAPILLLFLLVPIEIISFLTRPISLSVRLFANMLAGHTMLAVFGGFVVLLGGAGGILSVLSVAPMALIVAIMLLELLVAFLQAYVFAILTCIYLNEALHLHDHH, encoded by the coding sequence ATGGCGCTGAACCCGATGGAGCAGTTCGAGGTCAAGCCGCTCATCGCGCGGCCGCTGCTGACCATCGGCGGCCACGACATTTATTTCACCAACCAGGCGCTGCTGATGATCATCGTCGCCGTCGCCGCCTCGCTGTTCCTCACCCTTGCCATGTCCAAGCGCGCCCTGGTGCCCGGCCGCGGCCAGTCGATGGCGGAGCTGTCCTACGAATTCGTCGCCAACATGCTGCAGGGCGCGGCGGGCGAGGACGGGCTGAAATTCTTCCCCTTCGTCTTCACGCTGTTCATCTTCGTGCTGTTCAGCAATTTCTTCGGCATGATCCCGGGCTCGTTCACCGTGACCAGCCAGATCGCCGTGACCTTCGCGCTCGCCTGCCTGGTGATCCTGGCGGTGCTGGTCACCGGCTTCGCCAAGCACGGCATCGGCTTCTTCCGGCTCTTCGTGCCCGACGCGCCGATCCTCCTGCTGTTCCTCCTGGTCCCGATCGAGATCATCTCCTTCCTCACCCGCCCGATCAGCCTCTCGGTGCGCCTCTTCGCCAACATGCTGGCCGGCCACACCATGCTCGCCGTGTTCGGCGGCTTCGTCGTGCTGCTCGGCGGCGCCGGCGGCATTCTCTCGGTGCTCTCCGTCGCGCCGATGGCGCTGATCGTCGCGATCATGCTGCTCGAACTCCTGGTCGCGTTCCTGCAGGCCTATGTCTTCGCGATCCTCACCTGCATCTATCTCAACGAAGCGCTTCACCTCCACGACCATCACTAA
- a CDS encoding AtpZ/AtpI family protein — MPDPRNLRDLGKRLDEAQAKHATGKKRPPPTQMGIATRFATELVAALLVGGALGWGIDWLFGHFGVHTKPVFLIVLFVLGAAAGIRNVMRAAGEINAEMAAHGPAPSVRDDEEN, encoded by the coding sequence ATGCCCGACCCTCGGAATCTGCGCGATCTCGGCAAGCGGCTGGACGAAGCCCAGGCGAAACACGCGACGGGCAAAAAGCGCCCGCCGCCGACGCAGATGGGCATCGCCACCCGTTTCGCGACGGAGCTCGTGGCGGCGCTGCTGGTGGGCGGCGCCTTGGGATGGGGCATCGACTGGCTGTTCGGGCATTTCGGTGTCCATACCAAACCGGTCTTCCTCATCGTGCTGTTCGTGCTGGGCGCCGCGGCGGGGATCCGCAACGTGATGCGCGCGGCCGGTGAGATCAACGCCGAGATGGCGGCCCATGGGCCTGCCCCCTCGGTCAGGGACGACGAGGAGAATTGA
- a CDS encoding DUF5615 family PIN-like protein: MGVFFVCDVHIPRQLLPYLRTKGHDGIHVLDLGLGRAGDRDIWRYAIERDAIIITKDADFIAPTAATPGPRVLRVCLGNCSNWQLLYRLERDFATILNRFDAGARLVELNW; the protein is encoded by the coding sequence ATGGGCGTTTTCTTCGTCTGCGACGTCCACATCCCTCGACAATTGCTTCCTTATCTCCGAACCAAGGGGCATGATGGAATTCATGTCCTCGACCTCGGTCTGGGCCGAGCAGGGGATAGGGATATTTGGCGCTATGCCATCGAGCGCGACGCGATCATCATCACCAAAGATGCCGACTTCATCGCGCCGACCGCCGCAACGCCTGGTCCCCGCGTTTTGCGCGTTTGCTTGGGAAATTGTTCCAACTGGCAGCTGCTCTATCGACTCGAGAGAGATTTCGCGACGATCCTGAATCGCTTCGACGCAGGCGCTCGCCTGGTGGAATTGAATTGGTAG
- a CDS encoding DUF433 domain-containing protein, whose product MSEDLLKRITVEPGKMSGRPCIRGYRMRVIDILQMLAGGMTPEEILADFDFLEADDIRASLAYAANALDHPVVKAAE is encoded by the coding sequence ATGTCGGAAGACCTGCTGAAGCGCATCACCGTCGAGCCGGGCAAGATGAGCGGCCGCCCCTGCATCCGGGGATACCGCATGCGTGTCATCGACATTCTCCAGATGCTCGCCGGCGGCATGACACCTGAAGAGATACTGGCCGATTTCGATTTCCTCGAGGCCGATGACATTCGGGCGTCCTTGGCTTATGCCGCGAACGCGCTCGATCATCCGGTCGTTAAAGCCGCGGAATAG
- a CDS encoding AAA family ATPase — protein sequence MKFTRLRLSGFKSFVEPTELHVEPGLTAVVGPNGCGKSNLFDALRWVMGETRPSSVRGSEMDDVIFAGSGGRPARNMAEVTLFVDNTDRTATGAWNEYDSIEVSRRIEREAGSVYRINGRDVRQRDVQLFFADASSGAGSTAFVRQGQIGLLISQKPLARRAILEEAAGIAGLHQRRHEAELRLRAAETNMGRLDDVIHEVEGQLASLKRQARQASRYRNLSGHIRKAEALAHHLRWTAAELRLRADEENLAAAIAAVEACTALAAEASTAQANAASELPPLRQTEAERNAALHRLTVEREQLEQEEARARETAQRLRQRIAQTEQDIARDRVLDNDAQTALGTLSAESETLEAAIARSADELVEADALAASLNEALAEAERTLERLTAELADWNARKASAERSRELGNALAETSAAQLEQAQARLNAAMEAAAKAPDVRDAEEAAERARALAETARAAAATARESLAEAQRIESETRTPLEEAEREWQRLSAEAKALGDLLRPDGHDLFPPLVDAVTVQPGYEAALAAALGDDLDAPLDEASPHHWRDLGVYYYEGAPLPEGTRPLADFVKGPSALARRLALTGVVFPDQGKGLQPQLKPGQRLVSPRGDLWRWDGYSASADAPSAAAIRLSQKNRLAALDSEIEGAKERRAAVFATWTAAKEAAVAARDAERAAEREQRGADQSLIAAQDFATKAARAAAERASQLASLEAEIRRLTQSHDAALESRRAAEAELEQLGDGVALTNDVATARGRNAEARTAYSEARAMFDGLKREGEARARRLLAIADERTRWEERRQAALTHIEELERRREELSAELAVAEALPETIAAKRGALLDAIGAADVARQQAADARAVAESVLAEADKDAKSADAALSVAREERARGQALFEAATARIAELRDRIRDELEATPEELPERAEIKPDEELPPLEQADKRVEKLKQEREQLGGVNLRAEEEAAEHETRLQTLVADRDDLVGAIERLRRGITSLNKEGRERLIASFEKVNANFQTLFSKLFEGGEAKLTLTESEDPLEAGLEIFARPPGKRLQSLALLSGGEQALTAMALIFAVFLVNPAPVCVLDEVDAPLDDANVERFCNMLDEMTRLTDTRFLVITHHALTMSRMHRLFGVTMAERGVSQLVSVTLAQAEKAAAE from the coding sequence TTGAAGTTCACCAGGCTCCGGCTGTCGGGTTTCAAGTCCTTCGTGGAGCCGACCGAGCTGCACGTCGAACCCGGGCTGACCGCGGTGGTCGGCCCCAATGGCTGCGGCAAGTCGAACCTGTTCGACGCGCTGCGCTGGGTGATGGGCGAGACGCGGCCGAGCTCGGTGCGCGGCAGCGAAATGGACGACGTGATCTTCGCCGGCTCCGGCGGCCGCCCCGCCCGCAACATGGCCGAGGTCACGCTCTTCGTCGACAACACCGATCGCACCGCCACCGGCGCCTGGAACGAATACGACTCCATTGAAGTCTCCCGCCGCATCGAGCGCGAGGCCGGCTCGGTCTACCGCATCAACGGCCGCGACGTGCGCCAGCGCGACGTGCAGCTTTTCTTTGCCGATGCCTCCTCCGGCGCCGGTTCGACCGCCTTTGTGCGCCAGGGTCAGATCGGCCTGCTCATCAGCCAGAAGCCGCTCGCGCGCCGCGCCATCCTGGAAGAGGCGGCCGGCATCGCCGGCCTGCACCAGCGCCGCCACGAGGCCGAGCTCCGCCTGCGCGCCGCCGAAACCAATATGGGCCGGCTCGACGATGTGATCCACGAGGTCGAAGGCCAGCTTGCCAGCCTCAAGCGCCAGGCGCGTCAGGCCTCGCGCTACCGCAATCTCTCCGGCCATATCCGCAAGGCCGAGGCGCTGGCGCATCACCTGCGCTGGACCGCCGCCGAGCTTCGCCTGCGCGCCGACGAAGAGAACCTCGCCGCCGCCATCGCCGCCGTCGAGGCCTGCACCGCGCTGGCCGCCGAAGCATCGACCGCGCAAGCCAATGCCGCGAGCGAATTGCCGCCGCTGCGCCAGACCGAAGCGGAGCGCAACGCCGCCCTGCACCGCCTGACCGTCGAGCGCGAGCAGCTCGAACAGGAGGAGGCCCGCGCCCGCGAAACCGCGCAGCGCCTGCGCCAGCGCATCGCCCAGACCGAACAGGACATCGCGCGCGACCGTGTGCTCGACAACGACGCGCAGACGGCGCTCGGGACGCTCTCGGCCGAATCCGAAACCCTCGAAGCAGCCATCGCCCGCTCCGCCGACGAACTCGTCGAAGCCGACGCGCTCGCCGCGAGCCTGAACGAAGCGCTGGCTGAGGCCGAGCGGACGCTCGAACGCCTCACTGCCGAACTCGCCGACTGGAACGCGCGCAAGGCGAGCGCCGAGCGCTCGCGCGAACTTGGCAACGCCCTGGCCGAGACCAGCGCCGCGCAGCTCGAACAGGCCCAGGCCCGGCTGAACGCCGCGATGGAAGCCGCCGCCAAGGCGCCGGACGTCCGCGACGCTGAAGAGGCCGCCGAGCGCGCCCGTGCTTTGGCCGAGACGGCGCGCGCCGCCGCCGCCACCGCGCGCGAATCGCTCGCCGAAGCGCAGCGCATCGAAAGCGAGACCCGCACGCCGCTCGAAGAGGCGGAGCGCGAATGGCAGCGCCTGTCGGCCGAAGCCAAGGCGCTGGGCGATCTCTTGCGTCCCGACGGCCACGATCTCTTTCCGCCGCTGGTCGACGCCGTAACCGTGCAGCCCGGCTACGAAGCGGCGTTGGCCGCCGCGTTGGGCGACGATCTCGACGCGCCGCTGGACGAGGCCTCGCCGCATCACTGGCGCGATCTCGGCGTCTATTATTACGAGGGCGCCCCCCTGCCCGAAGGCACGCGGCCGCTCGCCGATTTCGTGAAAGGTCCGAGCGCGCTGGCCCGCCGCCTCGCGCTGACCGGCGTCGTATTTCCCGATCAGGGCAAGGGCCTGCAGCCCCAGCTCAAGCCCGGCCAGCGGCTGGTCTCGCCGCGCGGCGATCTGTGGCGCTGGGACGGCTATTCGGCGAGCGCCGACGCGCCGTCCGCCGCCGCCATCCGCCTGTCGCAGAAGAACCGCCTTGCCGCGCTCGATTCGGAGATCGAAGGGGCCAAGGAGCGCCGCGCCGCGGTGTTCGCCACCTGGACCGCCGCCAAGGAAGCAGCCGTCGCGGCGCGCGACGCCGAGCGCGCCGCCGAGCGCGAGCAGCGCGGCGCCGACCAGTCGCTGATCGCGGCGCAGGATTTCGCAACCAAGGCCGCCCGCGCCGCCGCCGAACGCGCCTCGCAGTTGGCGTCGCTGGAAGCCGAGATACGCCGCCTGACGCAGAGCCACGATGCCGCCCTCGAATCCCGCCGCGCCGCCGAGGCCGAACTGGAACAGCTTGGCGACGGCGTGGCGCTCACCAACGACGTCGCGACCGCGCGCGGCCGCAATGCCGAGGCGCGCACCGCCTATTCCGAAGCCCGCGCGATGTTCGACGGGCTCAAGCGCGAGGGTGAAGCTCGCGCCCGCCGGCTCCTGGCCATCGCCGACGAACGCACGCGCTGGGAAGAACGCCGCCAGGCCGCGCTCACCCATATCGAGGAACTGGAACGCCGCCGCGAAGAACTCTCCGCCGAGCTCGCCGTCGCCGAAGCGCTGCCCGAAACTATCGCCGCCAAGCGCGGCGCGCTGCTCGACGCCATCGGCGCGGCCGATGTCGCGCGCCAGCAGGCGGCCGATGCGCGCGCCGTCGCCGAAAGCGTGCTCGCCGAGGCCGACAAGGACGCCAAATCCGCCGATGCCGCGCTTTCCGTCGCGCGCGAGGAACGCGCCCGCGGCCAGGCGCTGTTCGAGGCCGCGACCGCGCGCATCGCCGAACTGCGCGATCGCATCCGCGACGAGCTGGAAGCGACGCCGGAAGAACTGCCCGAGCGCGCCGAGATCAAGCCCGACGAAGAACTGCCGCCGCTCGAACAGGCCGACAAGCGCGTCGAGAAGCTCAAGCAGGAGCGCGAGCAGCTCGGCGGCGTGAACCTGCGCGCCGAGGAAGAGGCGGCCGAGCATGAGACCCGGCTGCAGACCCTGGTCGCGGACCGCGACGATCTTGTCGGCGCGATCGAGCGGTTGCGCCGCGGCATCACCAGCCTGAACAAGGAAGGCCGGGAGCGTCTGATCGCCTCCTTCGAGAAGGTGAACGCCAATTTCCAGACGCTGTTCTCGAAACTGTTCGAGGGCGGCGAGGCCAAGCTCACCCTCACCGAGTCGGAAGACCCGCTGGAAGCCGGCCTGGAGATATTCGCCCGTCCGCCGGGCAAGCGGCTCCAGTCGCTGGCGCTGCTGTCGGGGGGCGAGCAGGCGCTGACCGCCATGGCGCTGATCTTCGCGGTGTTCCTTGTGAACCCCGCGCCGGTCTGCGTGCTGGACGAGGTGGACGCGCCGCTCGACGACGCCAATGTCGAGCGCTTCTGCAACATGCTCGACGAGATGACCCGCCTCACCGACACGCGCTTCCTGGTGATCACCCACCACGCGCTGACGATGAGCCGCATGCACCGCCTGTTCGGCGTGACCATGGCGGAGCGCGGCGTGAGCCAGCTCGTCTCCGTGACCCTCGCCCAGGCCGAGAAGGCGGCGGCGGAGTAG
- a CDS encoding DsbA family protein has product MSRNQILIGAVVLAVVVLGAIAWFVMGNSGGAGAVPTGGNGPDLAAEDRALGNPKAKIVAIEYAAPMCPHCARFNEEGIPVLKSQYIDTGKVYYIFRVFPIGQPDVAAESLARCLPADNYFAFIDQLYRNQDKWDPENGVQDVEGGLVGQARIAGMSAEQAVACMRDKDKNARVMAVSQDAQTRYGINGTPTFVINGEVQTPGAQWPEIKAKLDSLLAKK; this is encoded by the coding sequence GTGAGTCGCAACCAGATTCTTATCGGCGCCGTCGTCCTGGCGGTGGTCGTGCTCGGCGCCATCGCCTGGTTCGTGATGGGCAATTCGGGCGGGGCCGGCGCCGTTCCCACCGGCGGAAACGGCCCCGATCTGGCGGCCGAGGATCGCGCGCTGGGCAATCCCAAGGCGAAGATCGTCGCCATCGAATATGCCGCGCCGATGTGCCCGCACTGCGCCCGCTTCAACGAGGAAGGCATCCCCGTCCTCAAGTCGCAATACATCGACACCGGCAAGGTCTACTACATCTTCCGCGTCTTCCCCATCGGCCAGCCCGACGTCGCCGCCGAGTCGCTCGCCCGCTGTTTGCCTGCGGATAACTATTTCGCATTCATTGACCAGCTCTACCGGAATCAGGACAAGTGGGACCCGGAAAACGGCGTGCAGGACGTCGAAGGCGGACTGGTCGGGCAGGCGCGCATCGCCGGCATGAGCGCCGAACAGGCCGTCGCCTGCATGCGCGACAAGGACAAGAATGCCCGCGTCATGGCCGTCTCGCAGGACGCCCAGACGCGGTACGGGATCAACGGCACGCCGACCTTCGTCATCAACGGCGAAGTTCAGACGCCCGGCGCGCAATGGCCCGAGATCAAGGCGAAGTTGGATTCACTGCTGGCGAAGAAGTAA
- a CDS encoding thioredoxin domain-containing protein: MNRNQVLLGIIVLALAALGGFAWYTAQDEGAPPAIANTAAVTDADYEITLGSPDAPIKMIEYAAPMCPICANFDMNEFPRLKAEYIDTGKVFYIFRVSPIGAPDYGAEGIARCLPKSQYLAFIDYLYRNQDKWDPDGHVILDVRASLIAMAATTGMPADKASQCIDDKDTQARTMRIAQEGAARYGITGTPTFIVDGQNVYSGEWHWGDMKAALDAKLAK, encoded by the coding sequence GTGAATCGCAACCAGGTCCTCCTCGGCATCATCGTGCTGGCACTGGCCGCGCTCGGCGGCTTCGCCTGGTACACGGCGCAGGATGAGGGCGCCCCGCCGGCGATCGCGAACACCGCGGCGGTGACGGACGCGGACTACGAAATCACGCTCGGCTCGCCCGACGCCCCGATCAAGATGATCGAATATGCCGCGCCGATGTGCCCGATCTGCGCCAATTTCGACATGAACGAGTTTCCCCGGCTGAAGGCCGAGTACATCGACACCGGCAAGGTGTTCTACATCTTCCGCGTCTCTCCCATCGGCGCGCCCGATTACGGCGCCGAAGGCATCGCGCGCTGCCTGCCCAAATCGCAATATCTCGCCTTCATCGATTATCTCTACCGCAATCAAGACAAATGGGACCCCGATGGCCACGTCATCCTCGACGTGCGCGCCTCTCTGATCGCCATGGCCGCCACCACCGGCATGCCGGCCGACAAGGCTTCCCAGTGCATCGACGACAAGGACACCCAGGCCCGCACAATGCGCATCGCCCAGGAGGGCGCCGCCCGCTACGGCATCACCGGCACGCCCACCTTCATCGTCGACGGCCAGAACGTTTATAGCGGCGAATGGCACTGGGGCGACATGAAAGCCGCGCTCGACGCCAAGCTGGCCAAATAA
- a CDS encoding DciA family protein produces the protein MAQEKSDTQIDSPLSRRGQPEEPPKRRGRVGEVARDATLAAKTAFARAGFSDPSLVLRWTEIAGAETARLARPIRLSETASGGLLTLKAEPAAALFLQHESRALCARINSYLGRVAVVRLRFVQGALAERHPPPPKRPKPVDPAPSDPARRWQGPPDLGQALFNLARQRTRGRGAD, from the coding sequence ATGGCGCAAGAGAAGTCCGACACACAAATCGATTCGCCGCTATCGCGGCGGGGGCAACCCGAAGAACCGCCCAAACGCCGCGGCCGCGTCGGCGAGGTCGCCCGTGACGCGACGCTGGCCGCCAAGACCGCCTTCGCGCGTGCCGGGTTTTCCGATCCCTCGCTCGTGCTGCGCTGGACCGAGATCGCCGGCGCCGAGACCGCGCGGCTCGCCCGCCCCATCCGCCTCTCCGAAACGGCGAGCGGCGGCCTGCTCACGCTCAAGGCCGAGCCGGCCGCCGCCCTCTTCCTCCAGCATGAGAGCCGCGCACTGTGCGCCCGGATCAATTCCTATCTTGGCCGCGTCGCCGTCGTGCGCCTGCGCTTCGTGCAAGGCGCCCTGGCCGAGCGGCATCCGCCGCCGCCCAAGCGTCCCAAGCCCGTCGACCCCGCACCGTCCGATCCGGCCCGGCGCTGGCAGGGCCCGCCCGATCTCGGCCAGGCCCTCTTCAATCTCGCCCGCCAGCGCACGCGTGGGCGCGGCGCCGATTGA
- the mutY gene encoding A/G-specific adenine glycosylase — MLDWYDANRRSLPWRAKPGRRADPYHVWLSEIMLQQTTVQAVGAYYVKFLKAWPTVGALAAAEQDEVLTAWAGLGYYARARNLHAAAKVVAGDLRGKFPQSFEGLRALPGVGDYTAGAIAAIAFDLPHAAMDANAERVIARVFAIGEPLPKSKPAMREALQALVPAKRAGDFAQALMDLGSAVCTPKRPACPRCPWFEDCEARRRGIQEDLPVKAPKMVRPLKRGAAFVARDADGAVLLVKRPEKGLLGGMMQPPLGPWGEDFPSHDQALKQAPFKAEWKKRADVVRHGFTHFELEIEVYVATLSSPARTATAVRGKGTQVAQHPDAGPPGSPSPRDAAHRSAGDDSFWVGDLNSVALPTVMKKILHHAFDNDGPLFAHARSARSR, encoded by the coding sequence TTGCTCGACTGGTACGACGCGAACCGGCGCAGCCTGCCATGGCGCGCCAAGCCGGGCCGCAGGGCCGATCCGTATCATGTGTGGCTCTCGGAGATCATGCTGCAGCAGACGACGGTGCAGGCGGTCGGCGCGTATTACGTGAAGTTCCTCAAGGCGTGGCCGACGGTGGGCGCGCTCGCCGCCGCCGAGCAGGACGAGGTCCTGACGGCCTGGGCCGGGCTCGGCTATTACGCGCGGGCGCGCAATCTGCACGCGGCGGCGAAAGTCGTGGCGGGCGATTTGCGCGGGAAATTTCCGCAAAGCTTCGAAGGCCTGCGCGCGCTCCCGGGCGTCGGCGACTACACCGCCGGCGCGATTGCAGCGATCGCGTTCGACCTGCCGCATGCCGCGATGGATGCCAATGCCGAGCGGGTGATCGCGCGGGTGTTCGCGATCGGCGAGCCGCTGCCGAAATCCAAGCCCGCGATGCGCGAAGCGCTGCAGGCGCTCGTGCCGGCGAAGCGGGCCGGGGATTTCGCGCAGGCGCTGATGGACCTGGGCTCGGCTGTCTGCACGCCGAAGCGTCCGGCGTGCCCGCGATGTCCATGGTTCGAGGATTGCGAAGCGCGGCGGCGCGGCATCCAGGAAGACTTGCCGGTGAAGGCGCCGAAGATGGTGCGGCCGCTGAAACGCGGTGCGGCGTTTGTCGCGCGGGATGCGGACGGCGCGGTGCTGCTCGTGAAGCGGCCGGAGAAGGGATTGCTGGGCGGCATGATGCAGCCGCCGCTGGGGCCATGGGGCGAGGATTTTCCGTCGCACGACCAAGCGCTGAAGCAGGCGCCGTTCAAGGCTGAGTGGAAAAAGCGTGCCGACGTGGTGCGCCACGGCTTCACGCATTTCGAACTGGAGATCGAGGTATATGTGGCCACATTGTCATCCCCGGCGAGGACCGCGACAGCGGTCCGAGGGAAGGGGACCCAGGTGGCGCAGCATCCCGATGCTGGGCCACCTGGGTCCCCTTCCCCTCGCGATGCTGCGCATCGCTCGGCCGGGGATGACAGTTTTTGGGTTGGCGATCTAAATTCGGTCGCGTTACCGACCGTGATGAAGAAAATTCTCCATCACGCCTTCGATAATGACGGACCGCTGTTCGCTCACGCCAGATCGGCCCGCAGCCGCTGA